A stretch of the Mycobacterium shigaense genome encodes the following:
- a CDS encoding 1,4-dihydroxy-2-naphthoyl-CoA synthase, which yields MSDNPFDAQVWREVDGFGDLTDITYHRHVDDATVRVAFDRPEVRNAFRPHTVDELYRVLDHARMSSDVGVVLLTGNGPSPKDGGWAFCSGGDQRIRGRSGYQYASGDTAETIDAARAGRLHILEVQRLIRFMPKVVICLVNGWAAGGGHSLHVVCDLTLASREHARFKQTDADVGSFDGGYGSAYLARQVGQKFAREIFFLGRPYTAEQMHHMGAVNAVVDHAELETEAIQWAREINAKSPQAQRMLKFAFNLLDDGLVGQQLFAGEATRLAYMTDEAVEGRDAFLEKRNPDWSPFPRYF from the coding sequence TTGAGTGACAACCCCTTTGATGCCCAGGTCTGGCGCGAGGTCGACGGCTTCGGCGATCTGACCGACATCACGTACCACCGGCACGTCGACGACGCGACCGTGCGCGTGGCGTTCGACCGGCCCGAGGTGCGCAACGCATTTCGGCCGCACACCGTCGACGAGCTCTACCGGGTGCTCGACCACGCCCGGATGTCGTCCGACGTCGGGGTGGTGCTGTTGACCGGCAACGGGCCGTCGCCGAAGGACGGCGGCTGGGCGTTCTGTTCCGGCGGCGATCAGCGCATCCGCGGGCGCTCGGGCTATCAATACGCCAGCGGAGACACCGCCGAGACGATCGACGCGGCCCGCGCAGGCAGGCTGCACATTCTCGAGGTGCAGCGGCTGATCCGGTTCATGCCCAAGGTGGTGATCTGCCTGGTCAACGGGTGGGCCGCCGGCGGCGGGCACAGCCTGCACGTGGTCTGCGACCTGACGCTGGCCAGCCGCGAGCATGCGCGGTTCAAACAGACCGACGCCGACGTGGGCAGCTTCGACGGGGGCTACGGCAGCGCGTACCTGGCTCGGCAGGTCGGCCAGAAGTTCGCCCGCGAGATCTTCTTCCTGGGCCGCCCCTACACCGCCGAGCAGATGCACCACATGGGTGCGGTCAACGCCGTCGTCGACCACGCCGAGCTGGAAACCGAGGCTATTCAGTGGGCGCGCGAGATCAACGCCAAATCGCCCCAGGCGCAACGGATGCTGAAGTTCGCGTTCAACCTGCTCGACGACGGGCTGGTGGGCCAGCAACTGTTCGCCGGCGAGGCCACCCGGCTGGCGTACATGACCGACGAGGCCGTCGAGGGCCGCGACGCTTTCCTGGAGAAGCGCAACCCCGACTGGAGCCCCTTCCCGCGGTATTTCTAG
- the menE gene encoding o-succinylbenzoate--CoA ligase, whose protein sequence is MLLPALERVLAGRDPALVAVGPGEPPPALRIGEPIDDDVALVVTTSGTTGAPKGALLTAAALTAGVRATHDRLGGPGSWLLALPPHHIAGTQVLVRSLVAGSTPVELNVSHGFDPAELPAAVRALGTGRRYTSLVAAQLAKALADPAATAALAELDAVLLGGGPAPRPVLDAAAAAGIAVVRTYGMSETAGGCVYDGVALDGVALRVVDERIAIGGATLAKGYRNPVDPDPFAEPGWFHTDDLGSIDDAGVLTVLGRADDAISSGGLTVLPQPVEAALATHPAVGDCAVFGVADNRLGQRVVAAIVVRDGWTAPTLEALRAHLGHTLDPTAAPRELHVVDALPRRGIGKLDRTTLARRFAADADQ, encoded by the coding sequence GTGTTGCTGCCCGCCCTGGAGCGAGTCCTGGCCGGCCGCGATCCCGCCCTGGTCGCGGTGGGTCCGGGCGAACCACCGCCCGCGCTGCGCATCGGGGAACCCATCGACGACGACGTGGCCCTGGTGGTGACGACGTCGGGAACCACGGGCGCTCCCAAAGGGGCGCTGCTGACGGCCGCGGCGCTGACCGCCGGCGTGCGCGCCACCCACGATCGCCTCGGCGGCCCGGGCAGCTGGCTGCTGGCGCTGCCGCCCCACCACATCGCCGGCACCCAGGTGCTGGTGCGCAGCCTGGTCGCCGGCTCGACTCCGGTCGAACTCAACGTTTCCCACGGGTTTGACCCGGCCGAGCTCCCCGCCGCGGTGCGCGCGCTGGGCACCGGCCGCCGCTACACGTCGCTGGTCGCCGCCCAGCTGGCCAAGGCCCTCGCCGACCCGGCCGCCACCGCCGCCCTGGCCGAATTGGACGCCGTGCTGCTGGGCGGCGGCCCGGCGCCGCGACCGGTCCTGGACGCGGCGGCGGCCGCGGGCATCGCGGTGGTGCGCACCTACGGCATGAGTGAGACGGCGGGCGGCTGCGTCTACGACGGCGTCGCGCTGGACGGCGTCGCGCTGCGGGTGGTGGACGAGCGCATCGCGATCGGCGGCGCGACGCTGGCCAAGGGCTATCGCAACCCGGTCGATCCCGACCCGTTCGCCGAGCCCGGCTGGTTTCACACCGACGACCTGGGTTCGATCGACGACGCGGGGGTGCTGACCGTGCTCGGCCGCGCCGACGACGCGATCAGCTCGGGCGGGCTGACGGTCCTGCCGCAGCCGGTCGAGGCGGCGCTGGCCACCCATCCCGCCGTCGGCGACTGCGCGGTATTCGGTGTCGCCGACAACCGGCTGGGACAGCGCGTGGTGGCCGCGATCGTGGTGCGCGACGGGTGGACGGCCCCGACGCTCGAGGCGCTGCGCGCCCACCTGGGCCACACGCTGGACCCCACCGCGGCCCCCCGCGAGCTACACGTCGTCGACGCGCTGCCGCGACGCGGTATCGGCAAGCTGGACCGCACGACGCTGGCACGCCGGTTCGCCGCCGACGCGGATCAATAG
- a CDS encoding inorganic phosphate transporter, which produces MDIQLFLLIIVVVTALAFDFTNGFHDTANAMATSIASGALKPKTAVALSAALNLVGAFLSTTVAATIAKGLIDSSVVTLELVFAGLVGGVVWNLLTWLLGIPSSSSHALIGGIVGATIAAVGAHGVIWKGVMSKAIIPAIVSVFLAIVVGAVATWLVFRITRGLQKERTEAGFRRGQIGSASLVSLAHGTNDAQKTMGIIFLALMSYGSVSKSAAVPPLWVIVACALAMATGTYLGGWRIIRTLGKGLVEISSPQGMAAESSSAAVILLSAHFGYALSTTQVCTGSVMGSGLGKPGGEVRWGVAGRMAVAWLVTLPLAGLVGAVTYWIVHYIGGYPGAIVGFGLLVAVSAVIYQRSRKTKVDHNNVNDEWKGDLTAGLDGTEDQKTSGGPKVGDDTVSAGSPS; this is translated from the coding sequence GTGGACATACAACTGTTCCTCTTGATCATTGTCGTAGTCACGGCATTGGCTTTCGATTTCACCAACGGCTTCCATGACACCGCGAACGCGATGGCGACCTCTATCGCCAGTGGCGCGCTGAAGCCCAAAACGGCAGTAGCGCTCTCCGCCGCGCTCAACCTCGTCGGCGCCTTCCTGTCGACGACGGTCGCGGCGACGATCGCCAAGGGACTCATCGATTCCAGCGTAGTGACACTGGAACTCGTGTTCGCCGGCCTGGTCGGCGGCGTCGTCTGGAACCTGCTGACCTGGCTCCTCGGTATCCCCTCGAGCTCCTCGCACGCGTTGATCGGCGGCATCGTCGGCGCCACGATCGCGGCCGTGGGCGCGCACGGGGTGATCTGGAAGGGCGTGATGTCCAAGGCGATCATCCCGGCCATCGTGTCGGTGTTCCTGGCCATCGTGGTCGGGGCGGTCGCGACCTGGCTGGTCTTCCGGATCACCCGGGGCCTGCAAAAGGAACGCACCGAGGCCGGGTTCCGGCGCGGCCAGATCGGCTCCGCGTCGCTGGTCTCGCTGGCGCACGGCACCAACGACGCCCAGAAGACGATGGGCATCATCTTCCTGGCACTGATGTCCTACGGCTCCGTCAGCAAGAGCGCCGCGGTGCCGCCGCTGTGGGTGATCGTCGCCTGCGCGCTGGCCATGGCCACCGGTACCTACCTGGGCGGCTGGCGGATCATCCGCACCCTGGGCAAGGGCCTCGTCGAAATCTCGTCGCCGCAGGGGATGGCCGCCGAGTCGTCCTCGGCCGCAGTCATTCTGCTGTCGGCCCACTTCGGCTACGCGCTGTCGACCACCCAGGTCTGCACCGGTTCGGTGATGGGCAGCGGCCTGGGCAAGCCAGGCGGCGAGGTCCGCTGGGGCGTGGCCGGCCGGATGGCTGTCGCCTGGTTGGTGACGCTTCCGCTGGCCGGTCTGGTCGGAGCCGTCACCTACTGGATCGTCCACTACATCGGCGGCTACCCCGGCGCGATCGTCGGCTTCGGGCTGCTGGTCGCGGTGTCCGCCGTCATCTACCAGCGCTCGCGCAAGACCAAGGTCGACCACAACAACGTCAACGACGAATGGAAGGGCGACCTGACCGCCGGACTGGACGGCACGGAAGATCAGAAGACCTCCGGCGGCCCCAAGGTCGGCGACGACACGGTGAGCGCGGGGAGCCCCTCATGA
- a CDS encoding APC family permease: MTEQPGLARRLDTTDAVVIGLGSMIGAGVFSAFGPAARAAGAGLLIGLALAAAIAYCNATASAQLAAVYPTSGGTYIYGRERLGPWWGFIAGWGFVIGKTASCAAMALTVAAYAAPGAAAWAQRAVAVAAVLLLTTLNYRGVTKTAMLARILLVCTLIALTAVVVGIAAGKTEPLHEWFTGGAYGVLQSAGLLFFAFAGYARIATMGEEVRDPARTIPRAITLALAVAVAIYLLVAVAALAAAGPDRLAHAAAPLAEAVRAAGVPALVPVITVGAALASMGALLALVAGLGRTTLAMSRHRDLPGWLAAVHPRYHVPHRAEITLSVVVCALVATVDLRGVIGFSSFGVLIYYAIANAAAYTLRRRRVLNACGLVGCLVLMATLPWQSAVAGLGMFAVGIAGRAVVLRRRA; this comes from the coding sequence ATGACAGAGCAACCGGGATTGGCGCGTCGGCTCGACACCACCGACGCCGTCGTGATCGGGCTCGGGTCGATGATCGGCGCCGGGGTGTTCTCCGCGTTCGGCCCGGCCGCCCGCGCCGCCGGCGCAGGCCTGCTGATCGGGCTGGCGCTGGCCGCGGCGATCGCGTACTGCAACGCCACCGCGTCGGCCCAACTCGCCGCGGTGTATCCGACGTCGGGCGGAACGTACATCTACGGGCGCGAACGCCTGGGCCCGTGGTGGGGTTTCATCGCGGGCTGGGGCTTCGTGATCGGCAAGACCGCGTCGTGCGCGGCCATGGCGCTGACCGTGGCCGCCTACGCGGCCCCCGGGGCGGCGGCGTGGGCCCAGCGGGCCGTCGCGGTCGCCGCCGTGCTGCTGCTGACCACTCTGAACTATCGCGGCGTCACCAAGACCGCGATGTTGGCCCGAATCCTGTTGGTGTGCACGCTGATTGCGCTGACCGCGGTAGTAGTGGGCATCGCGGCGGGCAAGACCGAGCCGTTGCACGAATGGTTCACCGGTGGCGCCTACGGCGTGCTGCAGTCGGCCGGGCTGTTGTTTTTCGCGTTCGCCGGTTATGCCCGGATCGCGACGATGGGTGAAGAGGTGCGCGACCCGGCGCGCACCATCCCGCGGGCGATCACGCTCGCGCTGGCGGTCGCGGTGGCGATCTATCTGCTGGTCGCCGTTGCCGCGCTGGCCGCGGCGGGGCCGGACCGGCTGGCCCACGCCGCGGCGCCGCTGGCCGAGGCCGTCCGCGCCGCCGGCGTGCCGGCCCTGGTACCCGTGATCACCGTCGGGGCCGCGCTGGCCAGCATGGGCGCGCTGCTGGCGCTGGTCGCCGGGCTCGGGCGCACCACACTGGCGATGTCGCGTCATCGCGATCTGCCCGGCTGGCTGGCCGCCGTACATCCGCGCTATCACGTGCCGCACCGCGCGGAGATCACGCTGAGCGTCGTCGTCTGCGCCCTGGTGGCAACGGTCGACCTGCGCGGGGTGATCGGCTTCTCCTCGTTCGGGGTGCTGATCTACTACGCGATCGCCAATGCGGCCGCGTACACGCTGCGTCGCCGCCGCGTCCTCAACGCCTGCGGTTTGGTCGGGTGCTTGGTGCTGATGGCCACGCTGCCGTGGCAATCGGCCGTGGCTGGCCTGGGCATGTTCGCGGTCGGAATCGCCGGGCGCGCAGTGGTTTTGCGCCGTCGCGCCTGA
- a CDS encoding VOC family protein gives MEILASRMLLRPSDYQRSLAFYRDELGLAIWRDYGAGTVFFAGQSLLELAGYGEPDPAQAAFPGALWLQVRDIEATQAELQGRGVQIAREARREPWGLNEMHVTDPDGLTLIFVEVPPEHPLRRDSRNEQQGKAG, from the coding sequence ATGGAAATCCTGGCCAGCCGGATGCTGCTGCGACCCTCGGACTATCAGCGGTCGCTAGCCTTCTACCGCGACGAGCTCGGGCTGGCGATTTGGCGCGACTACGGTGCTGGCACAGTGTTTTTTGCGGGTCAGTCCCTGCTGGAGCTGGCCGGTTACGGCGAGCCCGATCCCGCGCAGGCGGCCTTCCCCGGCGCGCTGTGGTTGCAGGTCCGCGACATCGAGGCCACCCAGGCCGAACTGCAGGGCCGCGGAGTACAGATTGCCCGCGAAGCGCGCCGCGAGCCGTGGGGCTTGAACGAGATGCACGTGACGGATCCGGATGGCCTTACGCTGATCTTCGTCGAGGTGCCGCCGGAGCATCCATTGCGGCGCGACAGTCGAAATGAACAACAGGGAAAGGCCGGTTAA
- a CDS encoding aldo/keto reductase, which translates to MTDKPHPGGLGNIGIHLVARVGYGAMQLFETSPDDAIAVLRRAVELGVNHIDTASFYGPGEVNRRIRAALAPYPDDLVIVSKVGARHTGEELIPLTAAQRPAELRGAVEDDLSQLGLDRVPVVNLRRMDLGPGVGAEGDQIVDLDDQLAEMIALRDEGKIGAIGISSVPLDVLRRALPAGIVCVQNAYSLLDRSQEEMVDVCVAEGIAWVPYFPLGSAFPGFPKATDNAVVVDIAAQLGVTPAQVGLAWILAHAPNTFLIPGTRSVAHLQENLGAAGVTLGADAMARLDAVATPGADPWAHGVEPFLEAPQT; encoded by the coding sequence ATGACGGACAAGCCACACCCCGGCGGCCTCGGCAACATCGGCATTCACCTGGTAGCCCGCGTCGGGTACGGCGCCATGCAACTGTTCGAGACCTCGCCCGACGACGCCATCGCGGTGCTGCGTCGCGCCGTCGAACTCGGTGTCAACCACATCGACACCGCGTCGTTCTACGGCCCCGGCGAGGTCAATCGCCGCATCCGCGCGGCGCTGGCGCCGTACCCCGACGACCTCGTCATCGTCAGCAAAGTCGGCGCGCGCCACACCGGCGAAGAACTGATTCCGCTGACCGCCGCGCAGCGGCCCGCCGAGCTGCGCGGCGCCGTCGAGGACGACCTGAGCCAACTCGGCCTGGACCGCGTCCCGGTGGTCAACTTGCGGCGGATGGATCTGGGTCCCGGCGTGGGCGCCGAGGGCGACCAGATCGTCGACCTGGACGACCAGCTGGCCGAGATGATCGCACTGCGCGACGAGGGCAAGATCGGCGCGATCGGGATCAGCAGCGTGCCGCTGGACGTGCTGCGGCGCGCACTGCCCGCCGGGATCGTGTGCGTGCAGAACGCCTACAGCCTGCTCGACCGCTCCCAGGAGGAGATGGTCGACGTCTGCGTGGCGGAGGGCATCGCGTGGGTGCCGTATTTCCCGCTGGGGTCGGCGTTCCCGGGGTTCCCCAAGGCGACCGACAACGCCGTCGTGGTGGACATCGCCGCCCAACTCGGCGTCACACCGGCGCAGGTCGGGCTGGCTTGGATCCTGGCGCACGCGCCGAACACCTTCCTGATCCCGGGCACCCGGTCGGTCGCGCACCTGCAGGAGAACCTCGGCGCGGCGGGCGTCACGCTCGGCGCCGACGCGATGGCCCGGCTGGACGCCGTCGCCACACCCGGGGCCGACCCCTGGGCGCACGGCGTCGAACCCTTCCTGGAGGCGCCGCAAACCTGA
- a CDS encoding TetR/AcrR family transcriptional regulator has protein sequence MAGSTRSDARRNREKLLEVATAAFAGAEGRPVSLESIARDAGVGIGTLYRHFPSREALVEAIFRTELAEVAAAAEQLLDRHPSRIALRRWMDRYASFVAAKKGMAETLHAIFDSGALAPSQTRDSIAGAVGLLLRAGADDGSLRADVLADDVVSSLIGIFLASGSPEQTGRMLDLLVAGIAA, from the coding sequence TTGGCTGGCAGCACCCGGTCCGATGCGCGCCGGAATCGCGAGAAGCTCCTCGAGGTCGCCACGGCGGCCTTCGCCGGTGCCGAGGGGCGCCCGGTGTCGCTGGAGTCGATCGCGCGCGATGCCGGCGTCGGGATCGGCACGCTGTACCGGCATTTCCCGAGCCGCGAGGCGCTGGTCGAGGCGATTTTCCGCACCGAGCTCGCCGAAGTGGCCGCGGCCGCGGAACAGCTGCTGGACAGGCATCCCTCCCGAATTGCCCTGCGGCGCTGGATGGATCGCTACGCGAGCTTTGTCGCCGCCAAGAAGGGGATGGCCGAGACGCTGCACGCGATCTTCGACTCCGGCGCTCTTGCGCCCAGCCAGACGCGCGACAGCATCGCCGGTGCCGTCGGCCTGCTGTTGCGCGCCGGCGCCGACGATGGCAGCCTGCGCGCCGACGTCCTGGCCGACGACGTGGTCAGCAGCCTGATCGGAATCTTTCTGGCCAGCGGTTCGCCGGAGCAGACCGGCCGCATGCTCGACCTCTTGGTGGCCGGCATCGCAGCCTAG
- a CDS encoding DUF3349 domain-containing protein, producing the protein MNRFLTSVVSWLRAGYPDGIPPTDSFALLALLANRLTNDEVKLVANELILRGDFDKIDIGVLISKLTDELPSEADIERVRTRLAAQGWPLDDPHDDEHNELDGGGPNGEAHT; encoded by the coding sequence GTGAACCGATTCCTCACCTCGGTGGTCTCGTGGTTGCGGGCGGGATACCCCGACGGCATTCCGCCGACCGACTCGTTTGCGCTACTGGCATTGCTTGCCAATCGCCTGACCAACGATGAGGTCAAGCTGGTGGCCAACGAGCTGATCCTGCGCGGCGACTTCGACAAGATCGACATCGGAGTGCTGATCAGCAAGCTCACCGACGAGCTGCCGTCCGAGGCGGACATCGAGCGGGTACGGACCCGGCTGGCCGCGCAGGGCTGGCCGCTGGACGACCCGCACGACGACGAGCACAACGAACTCGACGGCGGCGGTCCGAACGGCGAGGCGCACACATAG
- a CDS encoding SDR family oxidoreductase, with the protein MSKSPLRRLTDQFVLATMRPPIAPQLLVNRPAIKPVELAGKRILLTGASSGIGEAGAEEFARQGATVVVVARRAELLDALAERITVAGGDVIAIPCDVSDMDAVDALIADVEQRLGGVDILINNAGRSIRRPLAESLERWHDVERTMVLNYYAPLRLIRGLAPGMIERGDGHIINVSTWGVLSEASPLFAVYNASKAALSTVSRVVETEWGHQGVHSTTLYYPLVATPMIAPTKAYAGMPALTSQEAAEWMITAARTRPVRIAPRMRAAAKALDTFGPRWVNAVMQRQTLQPNNTSDG; encoded by the coding sequence GTGAGTAAGAGTCCCCTGCGCCGGCTGACCGACCAGTTCGTATTGGCGACCATGCGACCCCCGATTGCGCCGCAGCTTCTGGTCAACCGCCCGGCGATCAAGCCCGTCGAACTCGCCGGCAAACGCATCCTGTTGACCGGGGCCTCGTCGGGCATCGGCGAGGCGGGGGCCGAGGAGTTCGCCCGTCAGGGCGCGACGGTGGTCGTCGTCGCCCGGCGCGCAGAACTCTTGGACGCGCTGGCCGAGCGGATCACCGTGGCCGGCGGTGACGTCATCGCGATCCCGTGCGACGTCTCGGACATGGACGCCGTCGACGCGTTGATCGCCGACGTCGAACAGCGCCTGGGCGGGGTCGACATCCTGATCAACAACGCCGGCCGGTCCATCCGGCGGCCGCTGGCCGAATCGCTCGAGCGATGGCACGACGTCGAGCGGACCATGGTGCTGAACTACTACGCGCCGCTGCGGCTGATCCGCGGCCTGGCGCCCGGCATGATCGAGCGCGGCGACGGCCACATCATCAATGTGTCGACGTGGGGGGTGCTGTCGGAGGCGTCGCCGCTGTTCGCGGTCTACAACGCGTCCAAGGCCGCGCTGTCGACGGTGAGCCGGGTCGTCGAAACGGAATGGGGCCACCAGGGCGTGCATTCGACCACGCTGTACTACCCGCTGGTGGCCACCCCGATGATCGCGCCGACCAAGGCCTACGCGGGCATGCCGGCGCTGACGTCGCAGGAGGCCGCCGAGTGGATGATCACCGCCGCCCGCACCCGCCCGGTGCGCATCGCGCCGCGGATGCGGGCGGCGGCCAAGGCGCTGGACACGTTCGGCCCCCGCTGGGTCAACGCCGTCATGCAACGCCAGACGCTGCAGCCCAACAACACCAGCGACGGCTGA
- a CDS encoding NAD-dependent epimerase/dehydratase family protein yields the protein MRVLLTGAAGFIGARVDTALRAAGHEVIGVDVLLAAAHGPSSVLPNGCHRVDVRDGEALAPLLHGVDLVCHQAAMVGAGVDAPAYGGHNDLATTVLLAQMFAAGVRRLVLASSMVVYGQGRYACPEHGSVAPLPRRRADLDAGLFEHRCPACDLPVAWQLVDEDAALRPRSLYAASKTAQEHYALAWSESTGGSVVALRYHNVYGPGMPRDTPYSGVAAIFRSALEKGQPPRVFEDGGQMRDFVHVDDLAAANLAATGERVGFTAVNVCSGRPISILEVATALCEARDSSASPMVTGQYRSGDVRHIVADPTRAADVLDFRAAVDPRAGLREFAFAPLR from the coding sequence ATGAGGGTGCTGCTCACCGGCGCGGCCGGTTTCATCGGTGCGCGGGTGGACACGGCGCTGCGGGCGGCAGGCCACGAGGTGATCGGCGTCGATGTGTTGCTGGCCGCCGCACACGGTCCAAGCTCTGTGTTGCCCAACGGATGCCACCGGGTCGACGTCCGCGACGGTGAGGCGCTGGCGCCGCTGCTGCACGGGGTCGACCTGGTGTGCCACCAGGCCGCGATGGTCGGCGCCGGGGTCGACGCGCCCGCCTACGGCGGCCACAACGATCTCGCCACCACGGTGCTGCTGGCGCAGATGTTCGCCGCGGGCGTGCGGCGGCTGGTCCTGGCGTCGTCGATGGTGGTGTACGGGCAGGGCCGCTACGCGTGTCCCGAGCACGGTTCGGTCGCCCCGCTGCCGCGCCGGCGGGCCGACCTCGACGCGGGACTCTTCGAGCACCGCTGTCCCGCTTGCGATTTGCCGGTCGCCTGGCAGCTGGTCGACGAGGACGCCGCCCTGCGGCCGCGCAGCCTGTACGCGGCCAGCAAGACCGCCCAGGAGCACTACGCGCTGGCCTGGTCGGAGTCCACCGGCGGCTCGGTGGTGGCGCTGCGCTACCACAACGTCTACGGCCCCGGCATGCCGCGCGACACTCCCTACTCCGGGGTTGCGGCGATCTTCCGGTCAGCGCTGGAAAAAGGTCAGCCGCCAAGGGTTTTCGAGGACGGCGGCCAAATGCGCGACTTTGTCCACGTCGACGACTTGGCCGCGGCCAACCTCGCCGCGACTGGTGAACGGGTCGGCTTCACCGCGGTCAACGTTTGCTCCGGACGGCCCATCTCCATTCTGGAGGTGGCGACCGCCCTGTGCGAGGCGCGCGACAGTTCGGCGTCCCCGATGGTCACCGGACAGTACCGCAGCGGGGACGTGCGCCACATCGTCGCCGACCCCACCCGCGCCGCCGACGTGCTCGATTTCCGCGCGGCGGTCGACCCGCGTGCGGGCCTGCGTGAGTTCGCGTTTGCGCCGCTGCGCTAA
- a CDS encoding DUF7937 domain-containing protein, which translates to MSQSSDDAPTGPITGDHAQQTATTDTDRAHPPAGAAAAVQAPRRAAVVIALTAAALLVVAPLLPWNLYFGIGIPDSSMALFWVLLGVTALSLISVALGASRRPAGGIRFWLQVPYLLLVLAFVGFDAFETVRFGGTVTVPGGVGPGAWVGVAGALLGAQPSLAGPDEAGFQRWVRSARIIGYASILGALASFGFNLYWRVRYAVHNPDGSSGFGQQNIAVIATAVVYGVVALIAVVVASRWLLRSSQGSRLETVALGSSALLAGIVVWTLPVGRDIDAFHGIAQNTSTAGVGFEGYLAWAAAAAIFAPRALSRQRHPSTTEENAWRTAARNGLLLIAVWCLGSVAMRINDLVVAITLDYPFSRYDTLVLAGFDLVTAVLAIWLRRNLVRETLSARLTSSLCGLVATLSIARIVIGVALAPRFAQPPTGVAENPVYGNDLAQQITSLFDVTLSVLGLCILAAAIVTGHFSGRRLRRQRRRAAGRPTAAAAPRAAQETTRIPVGTAPPSAAATTRIPTDPHPAHSPRIFRGDDSATSQIPVPKPHIYRPPNA; encoded by the coding sequence ATGAGCCAGAGCAGCGACGACGCGCCGACCGGCCCGATCACCGGCGACCACGCACAGCAGACTGCTACGACTGACACAGACCGCGCCCACCCGCCGGCGGGGGCGGCCGCGGCCGTCCAGGCGCCCCGACGGGCGGCCGTCGTGATCGCCCTGACGGCAGCCGCCCTGCTTGTCGTCGCCCCGTTGCTGCCCTGGAACCTGTATTTCGGCATCGGCATCCCCGACAGCAGCATGGCCCTGTTCTGGGTGCTGCTCGGCGTGACGGCGCTCTCCCTGATCTCCGTCGCGCTGGGCGCGTCCCGGCGACCCGCCGGCGGGATTCGATTCTGGCTCCAAGTCCCCTACCTGCTGCTGGTCCTCGCCTTCGTGGGCTTCGACGCATTCGAGACCGTCCGATTCGGCGGCACCGTCACCGTGCCCGGCGGCGTGGGGCCGGGGGCCTGGGTGGGCGTGGCCGGGGCGCTGCTGGGCGCGCAACCCTCGCTCGCCGGCCCGGACGAAGCCGGGTTCCAGCGGTGGGTGCGATCGGCCCGGATCATCGGCTACGCGTCGATCCTGGGCGCGCTGGCCAGCTTCGGTTTCAACCTGTACTGGCGGGTGCGCTACGCCGTGCACAACCCGGACGGCTCGAGTGGGTTCGGCCAGCAGAACATCGCGGTCATCGCCACCGCGGTGGTCTACGGCGTCGTCGCGTTGATCGCCGTGGTCGTCGCGTCACGGTGGCTGCTGCGCAGTTCCCAGGGTTCTCGGCTGGAAACCGTCGCGCTGGGGTCCTCCGCGCTGCTCGCCGGGATCGTCGTGTGGACCCTGCCCGTCGGCCGCGACATCGACGCGTTCCACGGCATCGCGCAGAACACCTCGACGGCCGGGGTGGGCTTCGAGGGCTACCTGGCGTGGGCGGCGGCCGCGGCGATCTTCGCGCCGCGCGCCCTGTCCCGCCAGCGCCACCCGTCGACGACCGAGGAGAACGCGTGGCGCACAGCGGCCCGAAATGGCTTGCTGCTCATCGCCGTTTGGTGTCTGGGGTCGGTGGCGATGCGGATCAACGACCTCGTGGTCGCGATCACGCTGGATTACCCGTTCTCGCGGTACGACACCCTGGTGCTGGCCGGCTTCGACCTGGTGACCGCGGTGCTGGCGATCTGGCTGCGCCGCAACCTGGTCAGGGAGACACTGTCGGCGCGATTGACCTCGTCGCTGTGCGGGCTGGTCGCGACGCTGAGCATCGCCCGCATCGTGATCGGTGTCGCGCTGGCTCCGCGTTTCGCTCAACCGCCCACCGGCGTCGCCGAAAACCCGGTCTACGGAAACGATCTGGCGCAGCAGATCACTAGCCTGTTCGACGTCACGCTGAGCGTGCTGGGCCTGTGCATCCTGGCGGCGGCGATCGTCACCGGACACTTCAGCGGTCGCCGGCTGCGCCGCCAACGACGCCGCGCCGCCGGCCGGCCCACGGCCGCCGCGGCACCGCGGGCGGCCCAGGAGACCACCCGCATCCCGGTGGGCACCGCGCCGCCGTCGGCCGCGGCCACCACCCGGATCCCGACCGACCCGCACCCGGCCCACTCGCCGCGGATCTTCCGCGGCGACGACTCGGCCACCAGTCAGATTCCCGTGCCCAAGCCGCATATCTACCGGCCCCCGAACGCTTGA